The nucleotide sequence TGTGATTATCTCCGCCTCCTTCGTCTCGCACTCCCAGACGATGAACGACTCCCATCCGAGCTCTTTCAGACGTCCTATGGTCTGCTCGTCCCGAAGGCGGTTTCCGGAAATCTTCTTTTGCCAGAATCGCTTATTCGAACTCGGCGCCTTTCCACGACGGCAATCGTGCCCGTGCCAGAAGCAGCCGTGCACGAAGACGACCT is from Bradyrhizobium sp. ORS 285 and encodes:
- a CDS encoding very short patch repair endonuclease; amino-acid sequence: MADKLTKAARSALMSRVKQRHTAPELLIRSLLHRAGFRFRLHSPKLPGRPDIIFPGRRKVVFVHGCFWHGHDCRRGKAPSSNKRFWQKKISGNRLRDEQTIGRLKELGWESFIVWECETKEAEIITGKLAQFLE